aggaggaagggcttGCCTTCCTCTTCAGGGGCTTGCCAGGTGCGGAGAGGCTGGGTGTGGGGAGCCCTGCCCTGGCGGGGCTTGGGGTCCCCTGGCATAGGGATGGGGGGCTCacacctcctcccccccacccccagctgccttcctgggaGACATCGCCCTGGACGAGGAGGACCTGCGGCTCTTCCATGTGGACCGGGTGGTGGACCTGGCACGCCACACCATCACGCGCCTGCCCACCAACTCCTCAGGTACTGCCATCGTCCCAGCCCTCCCGGCCGCCTCCATCCCgggggggctgcctgccctcaCCCCCCCGACTCCCCACAGGCAGCAACGCCACCGGCACCAGCCCGCGGCCGGGTCACCCACCGCGCAACCGGGGCCGGCAGCGGGCACGGAGCCGCCGCGCCGCCACGTCCCGGCCAGAAAGAGTGTGGCCGGACGGGGTCATCCCCTATGTGATCAGCGGAAACTTCAGCGGTGAGTGCAGGCGAGCCGGGGGCTGGGGGAATGCTCCGTCCCCagcgtgcctcagtttccccaagcCGGGCTGacggcccccgccgccccctcccgcaGGCAGCCAGCGAGCCATCTTCCGGCAGGCGATGCGGCACTGGGAGAAGCACACCTGTGTCACCTTCCTGGAGCGTAATGACGAGGACAGCTACATCGTCTTTACCTACCGTCCCTGCGGGTACGTGGGGGAGCATCCCGGGCACGCACCGGGACCACCCTGCCCCTTGGCTCTTGCATTGCGACGAGGGAGCGTGGCAGCTCGTGGGAGCGCTAATTAGGATGTTTGGCTGACGTGCCTTGGCACCGAAACGCACACGTCAGGGTGTGCGTGGTGCTAACCGGCTGGCCCAGACCCGCTCGGTTTTGTGGAGGACTGGGGCGCGAAGGGGACCCGTCCCTGGGGTCTGGTCTCTGTGGGTTGTTGGGGCACAGGAGGTCTCGGAGTCGCCGATCTGTGGCACTCGCCATCGAGGGCCAGGGGCTGAGGTCGGTGGCGCGGCACCAGCCTGGgcttgcagcagagctgatgcCAAAGgaaacaggggtttggaagaGCTCAGCATCTTCACGCGTCagggcacagccccagccaAGCAGATGGTGGTTAGGAGAAGGCTTTCCCCCGGAACGGCCTGCGCACAACGGCGGGAGGTGCCAGTCCGTGCCCCTGCGCCGGTGCAAGCCCTGAGGCTGGGTCTGGCATGCGGGGTTGGAGCAGCCAAGCTGCCGGGCACAGGCAAGACCCCATCCACAGTGCAGGACCGGGGGAGAGGCACCTGTGGGagcagcaccctggggtgctgggcCTGCCTGCAGCCGTGCCACGCCGTGCCACGTTGCTGTGCCGTGCCACGTTGCTGTGCCAAGCCATGCCAGGCAGCCCGGGGGCAGGAGCTGAGGTTGGAGGCACGGCTCGAGCTCCCTGCGTGGGCAGGATGGCTGAAGCTTCCAGCTGAGGCAGCAGGGATGCTTCCCAGACTGGGGATGGGTGGGGGGGGCTGATGCTCCTGGCCTGACTCATGTCTTTACCCGGGGAAGCACCGGGATGCCCGCACTGCAGGGCTGTCCCCCGCAGAGAGCTGGGGCTCAGCGGGTGCCACCCACCTCCCCCCCAGGTGCTGTTCCTATGTGGGCCGCCGAGGAGGGGGACCCCAGGCCATCTCCATCGGCAAAAACTGCGACAAGTTTGGCATCGTGGTGCACGAGCTGGGCCACGTCATTGGGTTTTGGCACGAGCACACACGCCCTGACCGGGATGACCATGTCTCCATCATCCGGGAGAACATCCAGCCAGGTAGGGAccagcctccctcctcctccacctcctcctcctcttcctccctgccgTGGGGTGCTGCTGAATCCCCCTGACGGCATCCCCGTCCCGCCTGCCTCTGCAGGGCAGGAGTACAACTTCTTGAAGATGGAGCCGGAGGAGGTGGAGTCGCTGGGCGAGACGTACGATTTCGACAGCATCATGCACTATGCCAGGAACACCTTCTCCAGGTACGTGGCCGGGGGGGCTCATCCGTGCATCCCCGTCCTCCCCACAGTACTGGGGACAGTGGCACGGGGGTCCCCAGCCCTGGAGGACGGTGGCATCTTAGCAGCTCTGCACAGGGTTAATTCACCTGGAGCAAGGTCTGCAGCTGCGGAGGAGCCATGCTGCAGCATGCCGAGGCAGGATGAAACCCCACGGCATCCCTTtccagggcagggatggtgctgtCCCCACGGTCACCTCCTTCGGGGACACGTCCCCGCTGACTCACCGGCCTGCAGGCTTTAATTATCCAGGCTGTTTTTAGCATCCTTCCCCCAGCAGCGGGGAGCAGCCGCAGACCCggtgctttccagctgctgctcagcctctCCCTGCTTTCGGCCCAGGGGCATCTTCCTCGACACCATCCTGCCCAAGTACGACGTGAACGGGGTCCGTCCCGCCATCGGCCAGCGGACGCGTCTGAGCAAAGGGGACATCGCCCAGGCCCGCAAGCTCTACCGCTGCCCAGGTGAGTGATGCCAGGACGGCTCTGCTGGGCCCTGGGCCGGGACGGAGTGTCACTGCCGGGGGGCTGGAGCGGCCGCCGGGCTGATCCGCCTGGGGCAAGCGTGCAGGGGCCGTATCTCCTGGGGAATGGCTCTGCTTTCACCCTGGGACTTGACAAAGGAAGCACCGCCCTGGCTGATCCCCTGTTTCCAGCGGAAAAACACTTTTTGGGGTCTTCCTCACCGTCAGAGTCCCTGCAAGGAGCACGCAAGTGGCCTTTCTCCATCCACAGCACTTTTCTGGGGTGTTTGTGAGCCGAAGCTAAATGGAAGACTGCGATGAACCTCGGGTCTCTGCCCGTGTGAGCAAGGGCATCCTCAgctgccctctcctcccactTCCCCGAGAAAAGAGCATCCCCCCCAAGAGTGGCCCCCAAAAAGCATCCTCCAAGAGCATCCCTGAAGAGCAGAGCATCACCTGAGAGCATCCTCTGACAGCAGAGCATCCTCTGAGAGCAAAGCATCCTCGGAGCCTGTTCTCCAAAAGCATCCTCCGAGCCACCCCAACAGCAAGAGGGTTTTGGATGAGGCATGGCTGGGCATTATGCAGGGCTCTTACCGGCAGGGTGGGAGAGCATGGCCCCACCGCAGACGACAGTCCTCCCCAGGGATGGTGCAGAGCCAGGGATGCTCGGCACACCCAGCACACATATTGGCACCTCGAATGGCACTGAGACCCGTGGCCCACAAGCAGTGGCATtgctccaggtgctggggaggctggCACGAGTCCCCTGGCTGCAGGCACGTGCTCTGGGACTGTACCAGCAACATCTGCAAGGAGTTTGGCTCCTGCACGCTCCTACTTAATTCCAGCAACTAATTAGCCGCCTGGAAGAGGGGCGCCTTTGTGAGGGGCCCCAGCAGCCAGCCGTGCCACgtttgggggctgcaggggagcggggctgcGAGCACGAGCAGGAAAAGTGATTAgtttggaggggggaaaaaaaaaaagcccaaaataaaatgcccctctgcagcccggctttcccttccctttgttTCCACTGTaaagcaaggagggaaaaaaggcagcGAGCCCAGGTTTCAAGCCGCCTTTTTTTAACGTTTCACCTTTCATCTCGCAACCCCCTCGAGCGGGAGGTGGGGGGCGGCCGCCTTGGCCTCGCGACAGCCGGAGCGAAGCGCCGTGTGCCGTGGCCGCAGCATCATGTGGCTTCCAGATGGCAGCGCTGGGCCGGATCCAGCCACGGCCGCGTAAACCTGCCTGGAGCCCGGGCGGCGAGCCGGGCCCCCGCGGCGTGGCAGGGCGTGGGGGGGCCATGGGATGGCTCCTGCCCCACCtggggctcagcagctgggaggggggcACGGTGCTTGCAAGGGGGTGCCGGGGAGCTGGGAGCATCGCCAGCCGCTCCAGtgtggtttggggctttttgggGTTACTGCAGCAAGGCGGTGATGGTGGTTTTTTGCAGAGCTGTCCTCGGGGCTGGGAATTTGGGTGGACAAAGCGcacggggggctgggggcaaTGGCTGGTCCGAACCCAATGCTGCTAATCCCGATGCCGGTAGAGGCTTCCCGGTGGTCTGACCcatgcttttccccctttgcagCCTGTGGGGAGACACTCCAGGACAGCCAGGGCAACTTCTCCTCCCCTGAATTCCCCAATGGATACTCTGCCCACATGCACTGCGTCTGGAGGATCTCCGTCACCCCCGGAGAGAAGGTACCAGCCGCTGGCGCGGCACTGAAGGCACCCCATCTTCTCCCAaccctcctctttctccttgccCCATCTTCTACCCTTTTTTTTGGGGTGCCCCTGACCCCAGCATCCCCCCGTCCGGTGCCTCACTGTGGCTCGGGATGCTGCTGGGCATCACCATGGAGTGGGTCCGAGTGCCACCTGGACCGCTGGCACCCACCGCGGCCAGGCACCGTGCTCCGGCAGACAGAGACCCCACAGGGCATGGCGGGGACTCACCCCACgctctttctccccctccccaacctCAGATCATCCTGAACTTCACCACCCTGGACATCTACCGAAGCCGGCTGTGCTGGTACGACTACGTGGAGGTGAGAGACGGGTTCTGGAGAAAGGCCACGCTGCGAGGTAACCAACCGGGAGCTCTTAGCCTGGCCGGCCGGCACTGCCTGCCCCACTGCCCGCCCGCTGCCCTcacctcccgccccgccgcgtgGGGATGCTCCGGGTGCAGGCAGCGGGGCGAGGGGCTCCCCTCTGCCTGTATCCCTGCCTGACCGTGATGTGCCAAATCCCATGGGGCAGGGGGCGGAGGGCTGGTCCCAGAGGGGTTATTGGGGTAAATGGGGCTCCCAGTTTGCTAACCACACCAGTGAAACCAGATCAGCCGACCTGGCTGGTGAGCACATTGCTCCCCAGGGAGACACCGGTGTCTCAGTCTCATCCCCATGAATTGGATGTTCCCCAAGTCCCAGTTGACCCCACACTCTGAAATAACCAATTTCTGTGAAACAGCCAGAAAAGCcggaggggagcagggggagaagCAGCGTTTTTCCCTTTAGGATGCTGGCGGAGGGCGTGGGGGGGAGTGGGATGTGGTggcgaggaagaggagggtgcCTGGCCGGCAGCAGCCCAGCACGCCTTCATCCCCAGGCAGGTTTTGCGGGAACAAGCTGCCCGAGCCCATCATCTCCACCGACAGCCGCCTCTGGGTTGAGTTTCGGAGCAGCAGCAACTGGGTGGGCAAAGGCTTCTTTGCCATCTACGAAGGtaggggtgggcagggaggggttgTGGGGCTGGCGgtggggcaaggggggggctCAGACGGCTTCTCCTCCCTTCCAGCCATCTGCGGGGGGGAAGTGAAGAAGGACAACGGGCACATCCAGTCCCCCAACTACCCCGATGACTACCGGCCCAGCAAGGTGTGTGTCTGGAAGATCACCGTCTCCGAGGGCTTCCACGTGGGTTTGACCTTCCAGTCCTTCGAGGTGGGTGAGCATCCCCCTTGCCGTGCCggtccccccccttccctggggcGGGAAGGGGAAAACTCCCCAGCAGCGTCTCCCTGATCCAATGCACCCcgtggggcaggctgggggctgcagcggGGCTGTCGTTGCCTTGCCTGGCTACCTCTGCACTGcctccgtgcctcagtttccccatgcAGCAGACCGGCTCCCTTGGCTGGTGCGAGCGTGGGTCTGGGAGTGTGGGTGTAAGGAAAGCAGGCAGGGTTTGGGAATGCTGGAGCCAAGACGGTGTCCCCCCACTCTGCTAACACCCCCGCCCCCAGATTGAGCGGCACGATAGCTGCGCCTACGACTACCTGGAGATCCGGGACGGCAGCAGTGAGTCGAGCAGCCTCATCGGGCGCTACTGTGGCTACGACAAGCCAGATGACATCAAAAGCACCTCCAACAAGCTCTGGATGAAATTCGTCTCCGACGGCTCCATCAACAAGGCAGGCTTTGCCGTCAACTTCTTCAAAGGTAGGAGACGCGCcgggggggatgctgggggggccggcagccctgcctgcccgctcagccccgccgcccctgcCCAGAGATGGACGAGTGCTCGCGTCCCAATAACGGTGGCTGCGAGCAGCGCTGCGTCAACACCCTGGGCAGCTACAAGTGTGCCTGCGACCCTGGCTACGAGCTGGCCTCCGACAAGCGCCGCTGTGAGGGTAGGTGCCCCCCACCCGCCCCGTGCAGCATCCCTAATCCCAGGGAGCCCGGGGACATGATGGGTGCTGGgtgcctcctgccctgcagctgcctgcggAGGTTTCCTCACCAAGCTCAACGGCTCCATCACCAGCCCGGGCTGGCCCAAGGAGTACCCCCCTAATAAGAACTGCATCTGGCAGCTGGTGGCCCCCACCCAGTATCGCATCTCCCTGCAGTTCGACTTCTTCGAGACGGAGGGCAATGACGTGAGTCAACTGGGGAGCAATCCTTCTCCCTCATGTGTCCCCTCCCCGATGCTGCTGGTGGCTTGCAGGGTGGCACATCCATGCCAccagccccgtgtcccccctGCCTTTCACCCCGCAGGTCTGCAAATACGACTTCGTGGAGGTGCGCAGCGGGCTGACCGCCGACTCCAAGCTGCACGGCAAGTTCTGCGGCGCCGAGAAGCCGGACGTCATCACCTCCCAGTACAACAACATGAGGATCGAGTTCAAGTCCGACAACACCGTCTCCAAAAAAGGCTTCAAAGCCCATTTCTTCTCAGGTAGAGCTGCCCGGCCCCAGCACGGgcatcccctgccctccctcatTGAGCTGACCCTCCCTGCATCCCCAAACCGCCGCTAATGCCTGCCCTTGCCCGCGCCAGGGGTGCAGCCCCCAGTCCCAGCCCGGCGGCAGGGTGATCCTTGGGTCTTTGCCCCACAGGGTCTGAACCCCTCCAGCCTCCAGCAGCCTGACTGGCGGCATGTTTTGCTGCCTCTCAAGGCCTTTCCCCTCTTTTGGGGGGCAATTGGGTCCTACTTCAGATGCTGGGGGGCTCCCAGAGGTCCCCAAAT
This genomic stretch from Phalacrocorax aristotelis chromosome 24, bGulAri2.1, whole genome shotgun sequence harbors:
- the BMP1 gene encoding bone morphogenetic protein 1 isoform X2, whose protein sequence is MAGLRSCGLLLCLLLARAMHFPDYSYVLEEEEEDAEPLDYKDPCKAAAFLGDIALDEEDLRLFHVDRVVDLARHTITRLPTNSSGSNATGTSPRPGHPPRNRGRQRARSRRAATSRPERVWPDGVIPYVISGNFSGSQRAIFRQAMRHWEKHTCVTFLERNDEDSYIVFTYRPCGCCSYVGRRGGGPQAISIGKNCDKFGIVVHELGHVIGFWHEHTRPDRDDHVSIIRENIQPGQEYNFLKMEPEEVESLGETYDFDSIMHYARNTFSRGIFLDTILPKYDVNGVRPAIGQRTRLSKGDIAQARKLYRCPACGETLQDSQGNFSSPEFPNGYSAHMHCVWRISVTPGEKIILNFTTLDIYRSRLCWYDYVEVRDGFWRKATLRGRFCGNKLPEPIISTDSRLWVEFRSSSNWVGKGFFAIYEAICGGEVKKDNGHIQSPNYPDDYRPSKVCVWKITVSEGFHVGLTFQSFEIERHDSCAYDYLEIRDGSSESSSLIGRYCGYDKPDDIKSTSNKLWMKFVSDGSINKAGFAVNFFKEMDECSRPNNGGCEQRCVNTLGSYKCACDPGYELASDKRRCEAACGGFLTKLNGSITSPGWPKEYPPNKNCIWQLVAPTQYRISLQFDFFETEGNDVCKYDFVEVRSGLTADSKLHGKFCGAEKPDVITSQYNNMRIEFKSDNTVSKKGFKAHFFSEKKQQLQPPKSRPPGLKFRLQKRLRGPS
- the BMP1 gene encoding bone morphogenetic protein 1 isoform X1, with translation MAGLRSCGLLLCLLLARAMHFPDYSYVLEEEEEDAEPLDYKDPCKAAAFLGDIALDEEDLRLFHVDRVVDLARHTITRLPTNSSGSNATGTSPRPGHPPRNRGRQRARSRRAATSRPERVWPDGVIPYVISGNFSGSQRAIFRQAMRHWEKHTCVTFLERNDEDSYIVFTYRPCGCCSYVGRRGGGPQAISIGKNCDKFGIVVHELGHVIGFWHEHTRPDRDDHVSIIRENIQPGQEYNFLKMEPEEVESLGETYDFDSIMHYARNTFSRGIFLDTILPKYDVNGVRPAIGQRTRLSKGDIAQARKLYRCPACGETLQDSQGNFSSPEFPNGYSAHMHCVWRISVTPGEKIILNFTTLDIYRSRLCWYDYVEVRDGFWRKATLRGRFCGNKLPEPIISTDSRLWVEFRSSSNWVGKGFFAIYEAICGGEVKKDNGHIQSPNYPDDYRPSKVCVWKITVSEGFHVGLTFQSFEIERHDSCAYDYLEIRDGSSESSSLIGRYCGYDKPDDIKSTSNKLWMKFVSDGSINKAGFAVNFFKEMDECSRPNNGGCEQRCVNTLGSYKCACDPGYELASDKRRCEAACGGFLTKLNGSITSPGWPKEYPPNKNCIWQLVAPTQYRISLQFDFFETEGNDVCKYDFVEVRSGLTADSKLHGKFCGAEKPDVITSQYNNMRIEFKSDNTVSKKGFKAHFFSDKDECSKNNGGCQHECLNSFGSYECQCRSGFVLHDNKHDCKEAGCNHKVTSISGTITSPNWPDKYPSKKECTWAITTTPGHRVKLTFSELDVEAQQECAYDHLEIYDGKDAKAPTLGRFCGAKEPEPLVSSGNKMFLKFVSDNSVQKKGFEATHTTVCGGQVRAEVKTKDLYSHAQFGDNNYPGGSDCEWVIMAEEGYGVELIFQTFEIEEEADCGYDYMELFDGYDGTAPRLGRFCGSGPPEEVYSAGDSVMIRFHSDDTINKKGFHLRYTSTKFQDTLHTRK